The following are from one region of the Prochlorococcus marinus str. SB genome:
- a CDS encoding 3'-5' exonuclease — MELSNKKELNQLDILQDQFISYPSEDSVANQNKRIEKILILDTETTGLDENKDEVIEIGCILFDVSFKCVLSQVSFLFPVNNNEAEYVNGISAEVTNISQPWEDGLNFFLKLVDCSDFIVAHNVEFDKKWFGKGRLPKLNKKWICSLEDINWSFQKSLKSRPSVTDLALSFSIPVWNLHRALSDCFYLSEVFKKCDNLEELLLKATEPRFLYKALISYEDRSLAKNAGFRWNSPVQGAWSRKLTTDEAKNLDFRVEILN, encoded by the coding sequence TTGGAACTATCTAACAAAAAAGAATTAAATCAATTGGATATTCTGCAGGATCAATTTATCAGTTATCCATCTGAAGATAGTGTTGCAAATCAGAATAAAAGAATTGAAAAAATTTTAATTCTTGATACTGAAACAACAGGTTTAGATGAAAATAAAGATGAAGTAATAGAGATAGGTTGTATTTTGTTTGATGTATCTTTTAAATGTGTACTTTCACAGGTCTCATTTTTATTCCCTGTTAATAATAATGAAGCAGAATATGTTAATGGCATATCTGCAGAAGTAACTAATATCTCTCAACCATGGGAAGATGGATTGAATTTCTTTTTAAAACTTGTTGATTGTTCGGATTTTATTGTCGCGCATAATGTAGAGTTTGATAAGAAATGGTTTGGAAAAGGAAGATTACCTAAACTTAATAAAAAATGGATATGCAGTTTAGAAGATATTAATTGGTCTTTTCAAAAATCACTAAAAAGTAGACCCTCAGTAACTGATTTAGCTTTATCTTTTTCAATACCAGTTTGGAATTTACATAGAGCTTTATCTGATTGCTTTTACCTATCTGAAGTCTTCAAAAAATGTGATAATTTAGAGGAACTTTTACTTAAAGCTACTGAACCAAGGTTTTTATACAAGGCACTGATTAGTTACGAGGATAGGTCTTTAGCTAAAAATGCTGGGTTCAGATGGAATAGTCCTGTACAAGGAGCTTGGTCAAGAAAATTAACTACTGATGAGGCAAAAAATCTTGATTTTAGAGTAGAGATTTTAAATTAA
- the hisS gene encoding histidine--tRNA ligase, which yields MNNLKNLRGTVDLLPDQLIKWQNVEKIVLEQLSRASIKEIRTPILEMTELFIRGIGEGTDVVSKEMYTFLDRGERSCTLRPEGTASVARALIQHGISSNPLQKLWYMGPMFRYERPQAGRQRQFHQLGVEFIGHESVRSDVEIIAIAWDILSKLGIKELNLEINTLGDANDRSNFQKSFLKWLEINKDSLDLDSQNRITKNPLRILDSKNIQTKKSLKNAPKLFNFLSEKSQNRYSDLKKQLEALKIPYVENFNLVRGLDYYTHTAFEITSGDLGSQATVCGGGRYDDLIKQMGGPNTPAIGFAIGLERLILLAGKELDVPRNTDIYIVNQGLIAESLAMELSRKLRNYDLIVELDLSGASFSKQFKKANKLKSKSIIVIGDDEAVKREFLIRLFDQLGNENKEELISFENDIKLKSWINKNLLE from the coding sequence TTGAATAACTTAAAAAATCTAAGAGGAACAGTAGACTTGTTGCCTGATCAATTAATAAAGTGGCAAAACGTTGAGAAAATTGTATTGGAACAGCTTTCAAGAGCATCCATCAAAGAAATAAGAACACCAATACTGGAAATGACCGAGTTATTTATAAGAGGAATTGGTGAAGGAACAGATGTTGTTAGTAAGGAAATGTATACATTTCTTGATAGGGGGGAGAGATCCTGTACTCTTAGACCCGAAGGAACAGCCTCAGTCGCACGAGCGTTAATACAACATGGAATATCGTCTAATCCTCTTCAAAAACTTTGGTACATGGGTCCTATGTTTCGATACGAAAGACCTCAAGCTGGCAGGCAAAGACAGTTTCATCAGTTAGGTGTTGAGTTTATAGGGCATGAATCAGTTAGAAGTGATGTTGAAATTATTGCCATAGCTTGGGATATCTTAAGTAAATTAGGAATAAAAGAACTAAATCTTGAAATAAATACTTTAGGTGATGCTAATGATAGATCAAATTTTCAAAAATCCTTTTTAAAATGGCTAGAAATAAATAAAGATTCTCTAGATTTAGATTCTCAGAATAGAATTACTAAAAACCCTTTGAGGATTTTGGACTCAAAGAATATTCAAACAAAAAAATCTCTTAAAAATGCACCAAAATTATTTAATTTTTTATCTGAAAAAAGTCAGAATAGATATTCAGACTTAAAAAAACAATTAGAGGCTTTAAAAATACCTTACGTGGAAAATTTTAATTTAGTAAGAGGTTTAGATTATTACACTCATACTGCCTTTGAAATCACAAGTGGGGACTTAGGTTCCCAAGCTACAGTTTGCGGAGGAGGAAGATACGACGATTTAATAAAACAAATGGGAGGTCCAAATACCCCGGCAATTGGATTCGCTATTGGTCTAGAAAGATTAATTTTACTAGCAGGAAAAGAGCTTGATGTTCCAAGAAATACTGATATTTATATTGTTAATCAAGGCTTAATTGCTGAATCATTAGCAATGGAATTATCTAGAAAATTAAGAAATTATGATTTGATAGTTGAGTTAGATTTAAGTGGGGCCTCATTTTCTAAACAATTTAAAAAGGCAAATAAACTAAAATCTAAAAGTATTATTGTCATTGGGGATGATGAGGCAGTTAAAAGAGAATTTTTAATAAGACTCTTTGATCAATTAGGTAATGAAAATAAAGAAGAGCTTATATCTTTTGAGAATGATATTAAATTAAAAAGTTGGATTAATAAAAACTTGCTCGAGTAA
- a CDS encoding DUF1350 family protein, with protein sequence MTFTQYQFNNFCYWPSNPKKIVEFIGGSYLASKPDLTYRRFIDSLINKNYAVHAYKYTPQFDHQQLAIKAWRDFKNCRISLSKRIGASIPSIRVGHSLGCKLHLISPDGGRNCEKFISISFNNFSANKSIPFLKQISQKLEFNSEFSPSPERTLLLIEKTYNQKNNFLIKFNSDELDQTDKLFSCLKARKEDNSKGIMLKGTHTIIASAGLRENFLGDWADDEFKRDTIKKISNYIDKSD encoded by the coding sequence ATGACTTTTACACAATATCAATTTAATAACTTTTGTTATTGGCCTTCAAATCCAAAAAAAATTGTGGAATTTATTGGTGGAAGTTATCTAGCTTCTAAACCAGATTTAACTTATAGAAGATTCATCGATAGTTTAATTAATAAAAACTATGCAGTACATGCTTATAAATACACTCCACAATTTGATCACCAACAACTTGCTATTAAAGCATGGAGGGATTTCAAGAATTGCCGAATATCTCTATCAAAGAGAATAGGAGCATCAATTCCATCCATAAGAGTTGGTCATAGTCTAGGCTGCAAACTTCATCTAATTTCCCCTGATGGTGGAAGAAATTGCGAAAAATTCATATCAATAAGTTTTAATAACTTCAGTGCTAACAAATCTATTCCATTTTTAAAACAAATTTCTCAAAAATTAGAATTCAACAGTGAATTCAGCCCAAGCCCTGAAAGAACTTTGCTATTAATTGAAAAAACATATAATCAAAAAAATAACTTCCTAATAAAATTCAACTCAGACGAATTAGATCAAACAGATAAATTATTTTCTTGTCTGAAAGCAAGAAAAGAAGATAATTCTAAGGGGATAATGTTAAAAGGGACACACACTATAATTGCAAGCGCAGGACTAAGAGAAAATTTTTTGGGAGACTGGGCCGATGATGAATTCAAAAGAGATACTATAAAAAAAATTTCCAATTATATTGATAAATCTGATTAG
- a CDS encoding glycoprotein, which translates to MKAKNLTTFNKKNLDNWMNLTKKERYNLLKKDSFNYMDRRKLLLEEIRKEYKEISRENSKKNIKKK; encoded by the coding sequence TTGAAGGCTAAGAATTTAACAACTTTCAATAAGAAGAATCTTGATAATTGGATGAATTTAACCAAAAAAGAACGATATAACTTATTAAAAAAAGACTCATTTAACTATATGGATAGAAGAAAACTTCTATTAGAGGAAATTAGAAAAGAGTATAAAGAAATATCTAGAGAAAATTCGAAGAAAAACATCAAGAAAAAATAA
- a CDS encoding GLTT repeat protein codes for MGINKGKGNQHCGTKPKKIAFGIAPLGIVSIGIVPMGVISIGVVPMGVFSFGAVAMGIVNLSVVGMGIISAGVTTMGIWEYSPSSHNNHHNHSKQISNSNKENMMLDLFNTKKEAEEAASKYGCFGAHKMGNKWMPCKMH; via the coding sequence TTGGGAATTAATAAAGGTAAAGGAAATCAGCATTGCGGTACAAAGCCAAAAAAAATTGCTTTTGGAATAGCACCTCTTGGTATAGTTTCAATAGGAATAGTGCCAATGGGAGTAATAAGTATTGGGGTAGTACCAATGGGTGTATTTTCTTTTGGTGCAGTAGCAATGGGAATAGTCAATTTATCAGTAGTTGGAATGGGAATTATCTCTGCAGGTGTTACTACCATGGGAATATGGGAGTATTCACCTAGTTCACATAACAATCATCACAATCATTCCAAACAAATTTCAAATTCAAATAAGGAAAATATGATGTTAGATCTATTTAACACTAAAAAAGAGGCTGAAGAGGCTGCCTCAAAATACGGATGCTTTGGAGCACATAAAATGGGTAATAAATGGATGCCTTGTAAGATGCACTAA